In the Kribbella sp. NBC_00482 genome, one interval contains:
- a CDS encoding ABC transporter substrate-binding protein, giving the protein MSVLRRALVLSGVLVLTAAGCGSNSLEGSSPTSSSSASSSAPATGGPDLSGSLPAKIKSAGKIVVGVDATYRPNEFLQGGKTVVGMDVDLFNAVAQKFGVTVDWQPAGFDTIITGVQSGKYDVGVSSFTINDKRKQQVNMVSYFSAGTLWATAKGNPKAVNADDACGKTIAVQKGTTQLEDDMPKRQAACKTAGKPEIKLVVREKQDQATADLVAGKADAMLADSPVVLDAIKQTNGQLEQLGEIYDAAPYGYVIPKAETQFAQAIVQALQALNTEGTYKSTLQKWNNDSGAITDFAVNP; this is encoded by the coding sequence ATGTCTGTCCTGCGGAGGGCGCTGGTGCTGTCCGGCGTCCTGGTTCTCACAGCCGCCGGGTGCGGCTCGAACTCTCTCGAAGGTAGTTCGCCCACTTCGTCGTCGAGCGCCTCCTCCAGCGCACCGGCGACCGGCGGCCCGGACCTCAGCGGCTCGCTGCCGGCGAAGATCAAGTCCGCCGGCAAGATCGTCGTCGGCGTCGACGCGACGTACCGGCCGAACGAGTTCCTGCAGGGCGGGAAGACCGTGGTCGGCATGGACGTCGACCTGTTCAACGCGGTGGCGCAGAAGTTCGGCGTCACGGTCGACTGGCAGCCGGCCGGCTTCGACACCATCATCACCGGTGTGCAGAGCGGCAAGTACGACGTCGGCGTCTCGTCGTTCACGATCAACGACAAGCGCAAGCAGCAGGTCAACATGGTCAGCTACTTCAGCGCCGGCACCCTGTGGGCGACCGCGAAGGGCAACCCGAAGGCCGTCAACGCCGACGACGCGTGCGGCAAGACGATCGCGGTGCAGAAGGGTACGACGCAGCTCGAGGACGACATGCCGAAGCGGCAGGCCGCCTGCAAGACGGCCGGCAAGCCGGAGATCAAGCTGGTCGTCCGGGAGAAGCAGGACCAGGCCACCGCGGACCTCGTCGCGGGTAAGGCCGACGCGATGCTGGCCGACTCCCCCGTCGTGCTCGACGCGATCAAGCAGACCAACGGGCAGCTCGAGCAGCTCGGCGAGATCTACGACGCGGCGCCGTACGGGTATGTGATCCCGAAGGCGGAGACCCAGTTCGCGCAGGCGATCGTGCAGGCCCTGCAGGCGCTGAACACCGAAGGCACCTACAAGAGCACGCTGCAGAAGTGGAACAACGACTCGGGCGCGATCACCGACTTCGCCGTCAACCCGTGA